Proteins encoded by one window of Clostridia bacterium:
- a CDS encoding polysaccharide biosynthesis protein: protein MLISYLVAVALVGVSRFRVRLLAEISRECQFSGNGGSNGNGGSAVGFIDDESAKRGGVLNSLPVLGTRRRLGEVIERYDVNEAIVAMPSAPGTVIREAMDACRDLKVKIKTLPGMYELVDGKVSVKELRDIQIEDLLGREPVHLDLDQISAYLADQTVLVTGAGGSIGSEICRQMARFEPRQLVLLGHGQNSIFEIEHDLGRKFPKLKTCPVIADIRDVDRIDRVFGLHHPDVVFHAAAHKHVPLMDANPEEALTNNVFGTKNVARAAHTHGAKRFVMISPDKAVNPVSVMGMSKRAAEMVVQSIGAASQTKFMAVRFDNVLGSRGSAVPMFRKQIAEGGPVAVTHLDMTRYFMTIPEAVQLVIQAGAMGKGGEILVSTWASQSG, encoded by the coding sequence TTGCTCATATCGTATCTTGTGGCCGTGGCCCTGGTCGGAGTGAGCCGGTTCAGGGTGAGGTTGCTTGCAGAGATATCGAGGGAGTGCCAGTTCAGCGGGAATGGCGGATCCAATGGCAATGGCGGGTCCGCCGTGGGGTTCATCGACGACGAATCCGCCAAGCGCGGAGGGGTGCTAAACAGCCTTCCGGTGCTGGGCACTAGGAGACGGCTGGGCGAGGTAATCGAGCGGTATGACGTGAATGAAGCGATAGTAGCGATGCCGTCAGCGCCAGGGACCGTGATACGCGAGGCTATGGACGCGTGCCGGGATCTTAAAGTGAAGATCAAGACCTTGCCCGGGATGTATGAGCTTGTAGACGGCAAGGTCAGTGTGAAGGAGCTCCGCGACATCCAGATCGAGGATCTTCTCGGCCGTGAACCCGTGCACCTTGACCTGGATCAGATCAGCGCATATCTAGCCGACCAGACTGTACTGGTCACAGGCGCAGGCGGTTCCATAGGCTCGGAGATATGTCGGCAGATGGCTAGGTTCGAACCTCGGCAGCTAGTCCTTCTCGGACACGGGCAAAACAGCATATTCGAGATAGAGCACGACCTCGGGCGCAAGTTTCCCAAGCTCAAGACGTGCCCGGTCATCGCGGACATCCGCGATGTTGACAGGATAGACAGAGTATTCGGATTGCACCATCCAGACGTGGTATTCCACGCCGCTGCGCACAAGCACGTGCCGCTGATGGACGCCAACCCAGAGGAAGCGCTCACGAACAACGTGTTCGGAACCAAGAATGTGGCCCGCGCGGCGCACACGCACGGCGCGAAGCGGTTCGTGATGATCTCCCCCGACAAGGCTGTGAACCCAGTCAGCGTGATGGGTATGAGCAAGCGCGCTGCCGAGATGGTGGTGCAGTCTATAGGGGCTGCGAGCCAGACCAAGTTCATGGCCGTGAGGTTCGATAATGTGCTCGGCAGCCGGGGAAGTGCGGTGCCCATGTTCCGAAAACAGATAGCTGAAGGCGGGCCTGTTGCCGTGACCCACCTCGACATGACCAGGTACTTCATGACCATACCAGAGGCCGTGCAGCTAGTGATCCAGGCGGGCGCCATGGGCAAGGGCGGCGAGATACTTGTCTCGACATGGGCGAGCCAATCAGGATAA
- a CDS encoding polysaccharide biosynthesis protein translates to MGEPIRITRLAEEIIRLSGMKPGKDIEIVYTGVRPGEKLFEEMLTTEEVATTTKHRKIFVAKDAELNVETSSVAMSEIAAALDAAEGPEQAREILVDFLRSCVLGNWRPEDGSRNGSLATQYASLRLTVTEPSGRCRP, encoded by the coding sequence ATGGGCGAGCCAATCAGGATAACCCGGCTGGCAGAGGAGATCATTCGTCTATCCGGCATGAAGCCCGGAAAGGACATAGAGATTGTCTACACCGGAGTACGCCCTGGAGAGAAACTGTTCGAGGAGATGCTGACCACCGAAGAAGTGGCGACCACGACCAAGCACAGGAAGATATTCGTGGCGAAGGATGCGGAGTTGAATGTGGAAACCTCAAGTGTGGCCATGAGTGAGATAGCGGCAGCTTTGGATGCGGCTGAGGGACCAGAGCAAGCACGAGAGATACTTGTGGATTTCCTTAGATCGTGTGTACTGGGTAACTGGAGACCGGAGGATGGTTCTCGGAATGGTTCGTTGGCAACCCAATATGCATCACTTCGGCTGACGGTGACTGAGCCGTCAGGGCGTTGTCGGCCATGA
- a CDS encoding GNVR domain-containing protein: protein MHITEQMQTSDIWRIDPAAVPTSPVKPRKLLNAATAGVLSVFVGVGMAFIMEFADTLMKSAEEVEAVLGLPILGAIPRNVGPGVESVTEHPAYHRARSNQRDKSKPRE from the coding sequence ATGCACATCACCGAGCAGATGCAGACATCGGACATATGGCGGATAGACCCGGCAGCCGTTCCGACCAGTCCGGTGAAGCCCCGCAAGCTTTTGAACGCTGCCACTGCCGGGGTTCTGAGCGTGTTCGTCGGAGTGGGAATGGCGTTCATCATGGAATTCGCCGACACCTTAATGAAGTCGGCCGAGGAAGTGGAAGCCGTGCTGGGACTGCCCATACTGGGAGCAATCCCGAGGAACGTGGGTCCCGGAGTTGAGAGCGTGACCGAGCATCCGGCGTACCATAGAGCACGTTCAAACCAACGCGACAAGTCAAAGCCTCGCGAGTAG